Proteins from a genomic interval of Rosa chinensis cultivar Old Blush chromosome 2, RchiOBHm-V2, whole genome shotgun sequence:
- the LOC112183813 gene encoding uncharacterized protein LOC112183813: MGDTVCRWWRQFYMGSKTINVDRVVPDHNWYGLNNRPWYMRSRLFRLQRWTHDFDATISVIDSIIVWVCLPNLPLPHWNTKSLEQIVQPLGHFILADENTLAAKKCIFARVLVELDLRYPLKRTVITHNTDGFPSTTIMVSYEVVFEVCFRKGKGKGNFYQKQGSGNLRFMPKSNNVVPGVSFKDAAVGIGVIGDKVGKEKKKEVIVICDGSSQEVD; encoded by the exons ATGGGAGATACAGTCTGCAGGTGGTGGAGGCAATTCTACATGGGTAGCAAAACTATCAATGTTGATCGTGTTGTCCCCGATCATAACTGGTATGGGCTCAACAATCGACCCTGGTATATGAGAAGCAGACTTTTCCGCCTTCAGAGGTGGACTCATGATTTTGATGCAACGATTTCTGTCATTGACAGTATCATTGTTTGGGTTTGTTTGCCTAACTTACCTCTCCCCCATTGGAATACCAAGTCTTTGGAGCAAATTGTCCAGCCTCTGGGGCACTTTATTTTGGCTGACGAGAATACTCTTGCTGCCAAGAAGTGTATCTTTGCGCGTGTTCTAGTGGAACTGGACCTTCGTTATCCTCTTAAGAGAACTGTCATTACTCATAATACTGACGGTTTTCCTTCTACTACCATTATGGTCTCTTATGAAGTTGTGTTTGAAGTTTGCTTTAG AAAAGGTAAAGGGAAGGGAAACTTCTATCAAAAGCAAGGCTCTGGTAATTTGAGGTTTATGCCTAAGTCCAACAATGTTGTTCCTGGTGTTAGCTTCAAGGATGCTGCTGTTGGTATTGGTGTGATTGGTGATAAGGtaggaaaggagaagaaaaaggaggTTATTGTCATTTGTGATGGTTCCTCCCAGGAGGTCGATTAG